A genome region from Triticum aestivum cultivar Chinese Spring chromosome 2B, IWGSC CS RefSeq v2.1, whole genome shotgun sequence includes the following:
- the LOC123038706 gene encoding protein NRT1/ PTR FAMILY 8.5-like: MWQAPAYTILGAGEVFAAIGVIELFYDKAPDSMRSLCTALAQLAVAAGNYLNSAVLGSVASATGWIPEDLNDGHLDYFFWLMAVLGALNLLQFLLCSVPAMRHTRR; the protein is encoded by the coding sequence atgtGGCAGGCACCGGCATACACCATACTGGGCGCCGGGGAGGTGTTCGCCGCCATTGGCGTGATCGAGCTCTTCTACGACAAAGCGCCCGACAGCATGAGGAGTCTGTGCACCGCACTCGCACAGCTCGCTGTCGCAGCGGGGAACTACCTTAACTCGGCCGTGCTGGGCTCCGTCGCGTCCGCCACGGGATGGATCCCAGAGGACCTCAACGACGGCCACCTGGACTACTTCTTCTGGCTGATGGCGGTGCTCGGCGCACTAAACCTGCTGCAGTTCTTGCTCTGCTCTGTTCCGGCCATGAGGCACACCCGTAGGTAG
- the LOC123043072 gene encoding protein NRT1/ PTR FAMILY 8.5: MEAAGDEERPLLHHPHPHLYQDGNSRYTSDGTVDVDGQPAVKASTGDWRACFFVLGIQFSECLAFFAISKNLVTYLTSVLHESNIDAARNVSTWIGTTFFTPLVGAFLADTYWGRYKTLVVFLSVYALGMLVLTVSTTLPWMRQSSSNDEIHRIAVYTGLYLTALGNGGIKPCTSTFGADQFDITDPSEQLKKGSFFNWFYFSTSIGSLLSTTMIVWVQDNAGWGIGFAVPTIFMSLSFTVFIAGRRIYRYKTLGESPMTRVSQVVVAAARNHHMDLPDDCSTLHHLPSAPLEATFNVHHTTQFRFLDKAAIVPAPTVEKKGTSTSPWRLCVVSHVEEVKMLLRLCPTWASLVIFFMIMSQMSSTVIEQGMIMDNRVGPFVVPPASIASFTVVTTLVLVPIYDMVLVPLARHATGEDRGLTQSQRLGIGFAMSTLCMAYLALLERNRLAVAATGEMMNIMWQAPAYVVLGAGEVFTVIGMLELFYDRSPDGMRSLCTALSQLAVAVGNYLNSAVLGVVASTTVWISEDLDKGHLDYFFWTMAALGALNLLQFLFFSMRKLQRPCPVIKFHWIDGSKLTHGRYIYELDHLCSFQDLPNKVYY, encoded by the exons ATGGAAGCAGCAGGAGATGAGGAGAGGCCCTTGCTCCATCACCCACATCCTCATCTCTATCAG GATGGGAATTCAAGATACACTAGTGATGGAACAGTTGATGTTGACGGACAACCTGCTGTTAAGGCAAGCACAGGGGACTGGAGAGCCTGCTTCTTTGTCCTAG GTATCCAATTCAGCGAATGCCTGGCCTTCTTCGCTATCTCCAAGAACTTGGTCACCTACCTAACCAGCGTGCTCCACGAAAGCAACATCGACGCGGCGAGGAATGTGTCCACTTGGATTGGCACCACATTCTTCACGCCGCTTGTTGGAGCTTTCTTAGCAGACACCTATTGGGGAAGATACAAGACATTAGTGGTTTTCCTCTCGGTTTATGCTCTC GGAATGCTTGTCCTCACGGTTTCGACGACACTCCCATGGATGCGGCAATCCTCCAGCAATGATGAGATCCATCGTATCGCCGTCTACACAGGACTCTATCTTACAGCCCTTGGCAATGGTGGCATCAAGCCATGTACTTCCACTTTTGGTGCTGACCAGTTTGACATCACCGACCCGTCGGAGCAGTTAAAGAAGGGCTCCTTCTTCAATTGGTTCTACTTCTCGACCAGTATTGGTTCCCTTCTATCGACCACTATGATCGTGTGGGTGCAAGATAATGCTGGTTGGGGCATTGGCTTCGCGGTCCCGACGATCTTCATGAGCCTCAGCTTCACAGTGTTCATCGCTGGTAGGAGGATCTATAGGTACAAGACACTGGGAGAGAGTCCCATGACAAGAGTGTCTCAGGTTGTTGTTGCAGCTGCAAGGAATCACCATATGGATTTGCCAGATGATTGCTCAACCCTACATCACCTGCCTTCAGCACCATTAGAGGCTACGTTCAATGTTCACCATACCACTCAGTTCAG ATTTTTGGACAAGGCTGCCATTGTACCAGCACCAACAGTGGAGAAGAAAGGCACGTCGACAAGCCCGTGGAGGCTATGCGTAGTGTCTCATGTGGAGGAGGTGAAGATGTTGTTGCGATTGTGCCCCACATGGGCGTCCTTGGTGATATTCTTCATGATCATGTCGCAGATGTCGTCGACGGTGATTGAGCAGGGCATGATAATGGACAACCGCGTGGGGCCATTTGTTGTGCCGCCAGCCTCCATCGCCAGCTTCACCGTGGTTACCACGCTCGTGCTAGTCCCCATCTACGACATGGTGCTGGTGCCCTTGGCCCGGCATGCCACCGGTGAGGATCGAGGCCTCACGCAGTCACAGCGCCTCGGCATTGGCTTCGCGATGTCCACACTCTGCATGGCCTACTTGGCGCTGCTCGAGAGGAACCGGCTCGCGGTAGCCGCGACCGGGGAAATGATGAACATCATGTGGCAAGCACCGGCGTATGTTGTGTTGGGTGCCGGCGAGGTGTTCACGGTAATTGGCATGTTGGAGCTCTTCTATGACCGGTCACCAGACGGAATGAGGAGCCTATGCACTGCACTATCACAGCTCGCTGTCGCGGTGGGGAACTACCTCAACTCAGCTGTGCTGGGCGTTGTCGCATCCACAACGGTGTGGATTTCGGAGGACCTCGACAAAGGCCACCTAGACTACTTCTTCTGGACGATGGCGGCGCTCGGTGCCCTGAATCTGTTGCAATTTTTGTTCTTCTCCATGAG AAAACTACAAAGACCTTGTCCCGTGATTAAGTTTCATTGGATCGATGGATCAAAACTTACGCATGGAAGATATATCTATGAACTCGATCACTTGTGTAGTTTTCAGGATTTGCCCAACAAAGTATACTACTAA
- the LOC123043073 gene encoding UDP-glycosyltransferase 73C4-like has protein sequence MPTRTSSMAPSTETNEFNVATSALPTHFVLVPLVAQGHTIPMVDLARLLAGRGARVSVVTTPWNAARLQGVADSARRAKLPLDIVELPFAPADDGLPPGCGDDIDTLAPMFQALHRLAGPLEAYLRALGRRPGCIIYDRANAWTAGVARSVGVPLLFFHGPSCFYSLCDLNVATHGLVEERETCVMPGMPVRLEMTRATCSSAFLKTPAWEAFQKNAMEAMRMADGAVANTFLDLEGQFVSCYEAALGMPVWALGPFCLSNRDETALACRGDKDRPTAVNQSAVTEWLDAMCTGSVVFASFGSLVRVLHEQLYEVGHGLEDSGRPFLWVVKESEVAASPEVLEWLQALEARTAGHGLVVRGWAPQLAILSHRAVGAFVTHCGWNSLLESIAHGVPVVTWPHLADQFLNERLAVDVLGVGVPVGAAVPDGEAVMVARGDIARAVSELMGSGDVAEERRRKAKEYGERARTAMAIGGSSYQNLARLIQRFTPNDAKEQ, from the coding sequence ATGCCTACACGTACGTCTTCAATGGCGCCGTCGACGGAGACGAACGAGTTCAACGTTGCTACGTCAGCGCTCCCGACACACTTCGTTCTCGTCCCCCTCGTGGCGCAGGGCCACACCATCCCGATGGTGGACCTTGCACGCCTCCTCGCAGGACGCGGTGCGCGCGTGAGCGTGGTGACCACGCCCTGGAACGCCGCGCGCCTCCAGGGCGTCGCCGACTCTGCGCGGCGCGCCAAGCTGCCCCTAGACATAGTCGAGCTCCCGTTCGCGCCGGCCGACGACGGACTGCCCCCCGGCTGTGGCGACGACATCGACACCTTAGCCCCCATGTTCCAGGCCCTCCACAGGCTCGCCGGCCCCTTGGAGGCCTACCTGCGCGCGCTGGGGCGGCGGCCCGGCTGCATCATCTACGACAGGGCTAACGCATGGACTGCCGGCGTGGCCAGGAGCGTTGGGGTGCCGCTGCTCTTCTTCCACGGCCCTTCCTGCTTCTACTCGCTCTGCGACCTCAACGTCGCCACGCACGGACTTGTTGAGGAGCGCGAGACGTGCGTCATGCCAGGCATGCCGGTGCGCCTGGAGATGACCAGGGCTACCTGCTCCTCCGCTTTCTTGAAGACTCCTGCGTGGGAGGCGTTCCAGAAGAACGCCATGGAGGCCATGCGCATGGCCGACGGCGCCGTCGCCAACACGTTCCTGGACCTCGAGGGACAGTTCGTGTCGTGCTACGAGGCGGCGCTGGGGATGCCGGTGTGGGCGCTCGGGCCGTTCTGCCTCAGCAACCGCGACGAGACGGCCCTGGCGTGCCGCGGGGACAAGGACAGACCCACCGCCGTCAACCAGAGCGCGGTCACCGAATGGCTCGACGCCATGTGCACCGGCTCCGTTGTTTTTGCCAGCTTCGGCAGCCTCGTGCGGGTGCTTCACGAGCAGCTGTACGAGGTCGGGCATGGCCTCGAGGACTCGGGCAGGCCGTTCCTTTGGGTCGTGAAGGAGTCCGAGGTGGCGGCCTCGCCGGAGGTGCTGGAGTGGCTGCAAGCCCTGGAGGCACGCACCGCGGGTCATGGCCTCGTGGTGCGCGGCTGGGCGCCGCAGCTCGCCATCCTGTCGCACCGCGCCGTGGGGGCCTTCGTGACACACTGCGGCTGGAACTCGCTGCTGGAGTCGATCGCACACGGCGTGCCGGTCGTGACGTGGCCGCACTTGGCAGACCAGTTCCTGAACGAGCGTCTGGCCGTGGACGTGCTCGGGGTGGGCGTGCCCGTCGGCGCAGCTGTGCCTGACGGCGAGGCCGTAATGGTGGCGCGCGGAGACATCGCGCGGGCGGTGTCGGAGCTCATGGGCAGTGGCGACGTggccgaggagaggaggaggaaggccAAGGAGTACGGCGAGAGAGCTCGCACGGCCATGGCCATAGGAGGTTCATCGTACCAAAACCTGGCGCGGCTGATACAGAGATTCACGCCCAATGATGCCAAGGAACAGTAG